The following are encoded in a window of Carya illinoinensis cultivar Pawnee chromosome 15, C.illinoinensisPawnee_v1, whole genome shotgun sequence genomic DNA:
- the LOC122297403 gene encoding triacylglycerol lipase OBL1-like, with protein sequence MISTDHCDYLLLKAEDASFRDLVFILFNLEPSQASIEFSEPCQKNAYKPLGDFLQRWYICVSLFLQKLLIIFGTPMALSGEMLEWWLNLLSGNGGFFKLWYNILTGDKVVVLKKSSSTFASVVGHLDQRVKLDENIKPTDKKYKKSLSMMACKLSYENEAFVQTIIKNQWNMENLGFYKFQNADVEEASTQVIMFKDTISNPNLIMVAFTGTKPFDPFGWQTDLDLSWFQLAGVGKVHMGFMRALGLKMAKEVWQKEIKQESDKRKVAYYAIKQRLRELLMKNEGAKFILTGHSLGGALAILFVSVLAMHEEAWLLEKLEGVYTFGQPRVGNKQFVDHMDKEFKKHDVKYYRYVYCNDLVPRVPCDNGDFYQHFPTCKYYNSFYKEYSLKKEPNENYFSLLWVIPKYLNAFWEVIRSFIIPCLWGPNYSETWLMRMFRVIIGLIIPGVPAHSSQDYVNATCTV encoded by the exons ATGATCAGCACCGATCACTGTGACTATCTATTGCTTAAGGCAGAAGATGCAAGCTTTCGTGATcttgttttcattctttttaacCTTGAACCATCACAAGCAAGTATAGAGTTTTCAGAGCCCTGTCAGAAAAATGCTTATAAACCTTTAGGAGATTTTTTGCAACGATGGTACATATGCGTGTCCCTATTTCTGCAGAAACTCCTTATCATTTTCGGTACACCTATGGCTTTGTCAGGGGAAATGCTGGAGTGGTGGCTGAATCTTCTGTCCGGTAACGGGGGGTTTTTCAAGCTTTGGTATAACATCTTAACAG GAGATAAGGTGGTGGTGTTAAAGAAGTCATCATCGACATTCGCATCTGTGGTGGGACATCTTGATCAAAGAGTGAAATTAGACGAAAATATTAAACCTACTgacaaaaaatacaagaaatcaCTCTCTATGATGGCTTGCAAATTGTCATACGAAAATGAAGCATTTGTTCAAAccataataaaaaatcaatggaaT ATGGAAAACTTGGGGTTCTACAAATTCCAGAACG CTGATGTAGAAGAAGCATCAACTCAAGTCATAATGTTCAAAGACACAATCTCTAATCCTAACCTGATCATGGTTGCATTTACTGGAACCAAGCCATTTGATCCATTTGGATGGCAAACAGATTTGGATTTATCCTGGTTTCAGCTTGCGGGCGTGGGCAAGGTCCATATGGGCTTCATGAGAGCTCTCGGCCTAAAGATGGCCAAAGAAGTCtggcaaaaagaaataaaacaagaaagtgACAAAAGAAAAGTTGCTTATTATGCAATAAAACAAAGGTTGAGAGAACTATTGATGAAGAATGAGGGAGCTAAGTTTATATTAACAGGACACAGCTTGGGTGGGGCATTGGCCATTCTGTTTGTGAGTGTGCTAGCAATGCATGAGGAGGCATGGCTGTTGGAGAAATTGGAGGGGGTTTACACATTTGGGCAGCCAAGGGTTGGGAACAAACAGTTTGTGGATCATATGGATAAGGAGTTTAAAAAGCATGATGTGAAGTATTATAGGTATGTTTACTGCAATGACTTGGTGCCTAGGGTCCCTTGTGACAATGGAGACTTTTATCAACATTTTCCGACATGCAAATACTACAATAGCTTCTATAAAGag TATTCATTGAAGAAGGAGCCGAATGAGAACTACTTCTCATTGTTATGGGTCATACCAAAGTACCTAAACGCATTTTGGGAGGTGATCCGAAGTTTCATAATCCCATGTTTATGGGGTCCAAACTACAGTGAAACTTGGTTGATGAGAATGTTTAGGGTCATCATTGGATTAATAATCCCTGGAGTGCCAGCACATTCTTCTCAAGATTATGTTAACGCCACTTGTACGGTTTAA
- the LOC122296639 gene encoding uncharacterized protein LOC122296639, with amino-acid sequence MTACYLFWKEDAKKEEYSKCNESRWISTVRKKGRIPQKVLRYFPLTPRLQRLFMSKDTAKSMKWHREERVDDHNTLRHHADSKMWREFDRDQSWFAKDARNVRLGLVNDGFNPFNNMSKPYSIWQVILVLYNLPSWLCMKDPYLMLSLLIPGPKAPGNDIDIYLQPLVHELKQLWVDNVETYDASKSERFCLHATLLWTINDFPAYANLSGWSTKGKLDCPLCNLDTDSMWLCHGRKHCYMGHRRFLPSAHTWRKKKAAFNGNENHRLPPTKLMGHDVLQQLEEVATVQFGKGSRNRKRRPNELNWTKQSTLMNIERKNKDTANARRDLMELGLRKELHLQPVSSGFSMVLGSYTLDLDQRRRFCKWLAYVKFPDGFASNISRCVSVNDGKIMRMKSHDCHVFMQRLLPVAIGGFSRSDIRLALTKLSTFFKALCARTLTLDVLKRLQSDIAIILCKLEMIFLPAFFDIMVHLAIHLPHEAFLGGRVQYKWIHNRVEWNKHIDDDPQFPGLSVFSQKICPLGLLTSHRLDKTLLAKAKCEHYCKIQEHSMDNVECRHQSEFPKNEDEVTDDIYALACGLDPWVTSYDACIMNCIRFHTENLGKYCRTQNSGLVVNGEHRSKPVDFYGVLIEILQLRYMGWCHVYLFKCEWFDIDDGKRGIRVGDHLTSVNNSRKWYKDEPFALAYQASQVFYLKDTSLGGNWFVVQKVTNRNMYDVPTGPVVNDEDNDDDIFENDAFQENEPSYVEVEPQYDDASTTNPLHRSDVEPFHVADVTLVSNPISDHEYSTFGNEEENEYN; translated from the exons ATGACtgcatgttatttattttggaaaGAGGATGCCAAGAAAGAAGAGTATTCTAAATGCAATGAGTCAAGATGGATATCGACCGTAAGGAAAAAAGGAAGGATTCCTCAAAAAGTATTACGATACTTTCCTTTGACACCGAGGTTGCAAAGGTTATTTATGTCAAAGGATACTGCAAAATCCATGAAATGGCATAGAGAAGAACGTGTTGATGACCATAACACTTTAAGGCATCATGCTGATTCTAAGATGTGGAGAGAATTTGATAGAGACCAAAGTTGGTTTGCAAAAGATGCTCGCAATGTTAGATTAGGCCTAGTCAATGATGGTTTTAACCCTTTCAATAATATGAGTAAACCTTATAGCATATGGCAAGTAATACTTGTGCTATACAACTTGCCCTCTTGGTTGTGCATGAAAGATCCGTACTTAATGTTATCTCTGCTCATTCCTGGCCCTAAAGCTCCAGGAAATGACATCGACATTTATTTGCAACCTTTAGTTCATGAATTAAAGCAATTATGGGTTGACAACGTAGAGACATATGATGCCTCTAAGTCAGAAAGATTCTGCTTACATGCTACACTATTATGGACTATTAATGATTTTCCTGCATATGCTAATCTTTCAGGGTGGAGCACTAAGGGAAAATTGGATTGTCCATTATGCAATCTCGATACAGATTCCATGTGGTTATGTCATGGgagaaaacattgttatatgggccaTCGTCGGTTCTTGCCATCTGCACACacttggagaaagaaaaaagccgCTTTTAATGGAAATGAGAATCATCGGTTGCCACCTACTAAACTTATGGGACATGATGTACTCCAGCAACTAGAGGAGGTTGCTACTGTCCAGTTTGGCAAAGGTTCTCGGAATAGAAAACGCAGACcaaatgaattgaattggacaaaacaAA GTACGTTGATGAATattgaaaggaaaaacaaagacACTGCAAATGCACGCAGGGACTTGATGGAGCTTGGATTAAGGAAGGAATTACATTTACAACCTGTTAGCAGTGGATTTTCCATGGTGCTTGGTTCATACACATTGGATTTAGATCAGAGGAGACGTTTTTGTAAGTGGCTTGCATATGTGAAATTTCCAGATGGTTTTGCCTCAAATATTTCGAGATGTGTTTCAGTCAATGATGGAAAGATAATGagaatgaaaagtcatgactgtcatgtTTTTATGCAAAGATTACTTCCAGTTGCAATTGGTGGATTTTCGCGATCAGATATACGCCTTGCATTGACGAAGTTGAGTACCTTTTTCAAGGCTTTGTGTGCACGAACATTGACATTAGATGTATTGAAGCGATTACAATCCGACATTGCAATCATCCTATGcaagcttgagatgatttttctaCCTGCCTTTTTTGATATAATGGTACATCTTGCCATTCATCTACCCCATGAGGCATTTTTGGGAGGTCGAGTACAATATAAgtggat ACATAATCGAGTGGAATGGAACAAGCATATTGATGACGATCCTCAGTTTCCAGGGTTGTCTGTGTTCTCACAAAAGATATGTCCTTTGGGATTGCTAACTTCACATCGATTGGATAAGACTCTACTTGCAAAGGCAAAATG TGAGCACTACTGCAAGATTCAAGAACATTCCATGGATAATGTAGAGTGTAGACATCAAAGTGAATTTCCAA AAAATGAGGATGAGGTCACTGATGATATATATGCACTTGCTTGTGGACTGGACCCATGGGTTACTTCATATGATGCTTGCATCATGAATTGCATAAGGTTCCACACAGAGAACCTAGGAAAATATTGCCGAACCCAAAATAGTGGCCTAGTTGTTAACGGTGAACATCGTTCAAAACCTGTTGATTTCTATGGTGTTTTAATTGAAATATTACAATTACGCTACATGGGATGGTGTCATGTATATTTGTTCAAATGTGAGTGGTTTGATATCGACGATGGGAAAAGAGGAATACGAGTTGGCGACCATCTAACTAGTGTCAACAATTCTCGTAAATGGTATAAAGACGAGCCATTCGCCCTAGCCTATCAAGCCTCTCAAGTGTTTTATCTTAAAGATACTAGTTTGGGTGGTAATTGGTTCGTGGTGCAGAAGGTGACCAATAGGAATATGTATGATGTTCCAACTGGTCCAGTGGTGAATGATGAGGATAATGATGACGATATATTCGAAAATGATGCATTCCAGGAGAACGAACCATCATATGTAGAGGTAGAACCCCAATATGATGATGCTAGCACGACGAATCCCTTGCATAGGTCTGATGTAGAACCATTTCATGTTGCCGATGTCACATTAGTCTCGAACCCAATATCTGATCATGAATATTCAACCTTTGGCAATGAGGAAGAGAatgaatataattaa